The Rhododendron vialii isolate Sample 1 chromosome 6a, ASM3025357v1 genome includes a window with the following:
- the LOC131328741 gene encoding (-)-germacrene D synthase-like — protein sequence MALASIPTVLLTASKAPVPIIQRRPASVFHPSVWGDHFLAYASADMEVDINMKRNHQQLKEKVKKQLVEAKGEPSQQLELIDAIQRLGVAYHFETEIEKILHHIYETDHQIAQKNVNNDEDLYMTALSFRLLRQQGYPVSCDLFNKLKDNEGKFKESLIGDVRGLLSLYEASYLRMHQEAILDEALEFTTTHLNSALPNLSSNPIAAQVVHALDQPIHLGLTRLESRHYISFYEKDDSHNKVLLDFAKLDFNLLQKLHQKELSEFTRWWKDLDVAGKLPFARDRGVELFFWILGVYYEPQYFPAIRILTKLISLISINDDLYDASNATIEELVIYHDAIQRWDVNAPDQLPDYMKHFYQKILDTYNMIEDEMAKQGRSYRVEYAKSALKDMVRVYLIEAKWYHEGYVPTLEEYMPVGKLSAGLRSLATASLVGMGEVATKEAFDWVISDPLIVEASGVIGRLMDDIVSHEFEQERGHAASAVECYMKQYGATEEEAVAEFQKQVTSAWKDNNSECLRPTAVPMPVLLRVFNVARTFHIVYKDADSYTHSGAKFKEIVTSVLVDSVPI from the exons ATGGCATTGGCTTCTATCCCAACAGTTTTATTAACCGCAAGTAAGGCACCCGTTCCGATCATACAGCGTCGCCCTGCATCAGTTTTTCATCCTAGCGTTTGGGGAGATCATTTCCTTGCATACGCTTCTGCTGACATG GAAGTGGATATCAACATGAAGCGAAATCATCAACAGCTTAAAGAAAAGGTGAAAAAGCAGCTAGTGGAAGCTAAGGGTGAACCTTCACAACAGCTAGAGCTTATTGATGCAATCCAACGCCTGGGTGTGGCCTACCATTTCGAAACAGAGATTGAGAAAATATTACATCACATATATGAAACCGATCATCAAATTGCtcaaaaaaatgtgaataatgATGAGGATCTTTACATGACTGCTCTCTCATTTCGATTACTTAGACAACAAGGATATCCCGTCTCTTGTG ATTTATTCAACAAACTCAAGGACAATGAAGGGAAATTTAAAGAATCATTGATTGGTGATGTGAGAGGATTGTTGAGTTTGTATGAAGCTTCATATCTGAGGATGCATCAAGAAGCAATACTAGATGAAGCACTGGAATTTACCACCACTCACCTCAATTCCGCACTACCAAACTTGAGCAGTAATCCAATTGCAGCACAAGTAGTTCATGCTCTAGATCAGCCCATTCACCTGGGCTTGACAAGGCTCGAGTCAAGGCACTATATCTCCTTCTATGAAAAAGATGATTCCCACAACAAAGTTCTATTGGATTTTGCGAAATTAGATTTCAACTTACTGCAGAAATTGCACCAGAAAGAGCTAAGCGAATTCACAAG GTGGTGGAAAGATTTGGACGTTGCAGGGAAACTACCTTTCGCTAGAGACAGAGGGGTGGAGTTGTTCTTTTGGATATTGGGAGTGTACTATGAGCCCCAATATTTTCCTGCTATAAGGATTCTAACCAAATTGATTTCCTTGATTTCCATTAATGATGACTTATATGATGCTAGCAATGCTACCATCGAAGAACTTGTGATCTACCATGATGCAATTCAAAG GTGGGATGTCAATGCCCCGGATCAACTTCCGGACTACATGAAACACTTTTATCAGAAGATTTTGGATACTTACAACATGATTGAGGATGAAATGGCCAAGCAAGGAAGATCATATCGAGTCGAATACGCCAAATCCGCA TTGAAAGATATGGTTAGAGTATACTTGATTGAAGCCAAATGGTATCACGAAGGCTATGTTCCAACCTTGGAAGAGTACATGCCAGTTGGGAAACTGAGTGCTGGTCTCCGATCACTTGCGACCGCTTCCCTTGTTGGAATGGGAGAGGTTGCGACCAAAGAGGCCTTTGATTGGGTTATCAGTGATCCTTTAATTGTTGAAGCTTCTGGAGTGATTGGCAGGCTCATGGACGACATCGTTTCCCACGAG TTTGAGCAAGAAAGAGGTCACGCAGCCTCAGCAGTTGAATGCTACATGAAACAATATGGTGCGACAGAAGAAGAGGCCGTTGCTGAATTTCAGAAACAAGTTACAAGTGCATGGAAAGACAACAACTCAGAGTGCCTCCGCCCAACCGCTGTCCCAATGCCTGTCCTCTTGAGAGTTTTCAATGTGGCACGAACGTTTCATATTGTATACAAGGATGCGGATAGTTACACACATTCTGGGGCCAAATTCAAGGAAATAGTGACCTCGGTACTCGTTGATTCTGTGCCAATTTGA